The Enterobacter oligotrophicus sequence GTAACATCCGAAATACTCCTGTCGTCAACAATTCCAGGTGCAATTAGCCCTGCATCAATCAGATTTCGCAGCCATTGAGCCGCAAACGGATCAAACTCGTTGTAGTAGGCCAAGGTGCTCATAACTGAACCTCAGCAAAAACAGTGCGATCAGCGCTGTGGGCCATATCAACCCCAAACCAGCCTGCTGATTTTGTAGCGATGATTTCTGCTGCGGACTTACTATCACCGGCAGCCACACCCATGCTGCGCTTTGCGGTGATACGGTGACGGGTGAAATTGCGATAAAGAGAACGGGTCAGCGATGTGTCGCTGTTGGACACGATAACCGGATAACCTTCTGATGACCGGCGTTCAAGAATAGACGCCAGATGATATTGATCGTCCTCCGTAAAACCGGCAGTGTGATAAGCGGTAAACGTGCCATCGTATGGTGGATCACAATAAACAACATCACCCGTCCGCAGCAGCGCCAGTGTTTCGTCATAGCTGGCACAGATAAACGTTGCGCGTTGAGCCTTTTCTGCAAAAGCGCGTATCTCATGTTCAGGAAAATACGGATTTTTATAATTACCGTAAGGGACATTAAAATGACCGCTCAAGTTATAGCGGCACAGCCCACGATAACCATGACGATTGAGATAAAGGAAATATACTGCTTTCATGAAATCAGTAATTTCAGAGGAATGATTAAATTCATGCCTAATGTTGTAATAAGCAACTTCTCTATTCGCAATCGCAAAAATATTTTTTGCGCGTGATATGAAAACTTCACAATCAAGGGCAATTTTTTTATATAGGTTGATAAGGTCTGGATTAATATCCGCGACAAGATAATGAGGATAGTCTGTCGCCATCATTACAGCGCACGAACCCGCGAAAGGTTCAACCAGTCGCGGACCAGCAGTAAGGTGCTTAATCAGTTCCGGCATGATGGCGGTTTTATTTCCCGCCCATTTCAGGATAGTGCTCATACAACACCTCCGTTGTAGTGTTTGCCTTTCAGCTCTGCGATTTCCTGACAAGTGACGCAGCACTGCACGCCCGGAATGGCGCGGCGGCGAGCTGGCGGGATCGGAGCATCACACTCCGCACAGAGAACACGGGAAACGCCCGGCATTTTGGCGCGGGCATTGTTGATATGGCGCTCACGATCTTCCTGTTCGCGCAGCTGGGCGAGGTCCATAGAGTCAGCCATTAGTGCAGCTCCTGAGATTCGTTTTCGTAGCGGGTTGCTTCGCAGCGCAGTAGTTCAGCCGCTTCAATACCGTTTAACCCTTTGTTGGTGATGTGGGTTGCCAGCGCCTCAAGGCGGATTGAAACTGCGAGCGCGCGGCCTTTGCGCTCCTCACGTTTGGCAATATCGATCACTGCCATAAGCTGGGCTGGTCGGTTTCGGGTACAAACATTTTTGGTAATTCTTTCTGCATTGTTCTTTCTCCTGAATTTGGGCAAAAGAATGCCCGGCGGGTTTACGCCATTGATTTCTGTTGTTGATTAATTCGGCATGGTTAGCCGTTTGGGAAATAAGCTCACCACTGCACGAAAATGATTCATTGCTTTCACCAGTTCCCGCTTTTCGTCAGTAGTCAGATCACTAATATTGACGCCATGACGTTCTGCCGGAATTTTTGCCATATAAAAAATGGCTGCCAGCGCCCGCTCATTCTGTTTATTATTTACGTCGCGTGGATCTCGCATATCTTTAATAAACCTTTCAAGCTCTGGATCAATATTCAGACCAAACACCTTAGCCCTCAATTCCGCAATATGATTCAGTCCGCCCAGGCGTTCCCCAGGGCTTAACGGAACAGTCGCTGCAGTACCTTCGATAGCCATGTTTCCCCCTGCTTGATGGTTGACAGGTCAGCCAGCAATTCATCCTGTGAGCGGCACGGATGCCAGCGCTTGCCATCTTTACCTGCAATCCAGCCATGGCCGAAGTGCATTCCTGGGCTTTTCTTGACAAGCAGTGATGCAAATGACGGTTCGTTATTCAGCATAAGCACCTCAGATCAGACCGAACGAAGCGCCGAGGCCCGTCACTGTATCCACAGCGCTTGCCATCGCCGGGTTAGCCTGCAAACGCGCCTGCATCGAAACGGCGGCCAGTGCCATCAGACGAGTTACAGAGTTAATGCTGCTGATAACATCGCGGCGGCCTGCAGTGGTTTTCACATCACCAGATACAGCACCGGCAGCAACACGTCCGATTTCAGCAGTAGCGCTCATGACGTAATGCGGCAGCTTCTCTTTTGCCACTTCGTTCATCGGTACGCATGGCAGGCAGTGAATCTGAGCCAGAAAACCGTCAACCAGCGTGGAATCCTCAGTAAGATCGGTAAGCAGCCAGATTTCCGATGGATTGAGCTGATGCGGTTGCTCAGGGTTCAGCTTGTTACGCAGCGTCTGGACGTTCATTTGCGCGCGTTCTGCCAGCTTCGCCATGTTGTGACGCAGCGCGAAAGCCCGGCAGGCTTCGTCAAAGTGTGGATGTTTGGAAACGCGATAATCAAACATGATCCCCTCTTCCCTTTTCCATAAAGTGAATTACGAACCAATAACAAGTTGAAAACGTGAATGACCAAGAGCTTTACGCATTTGCTCTTCTTTCCAACGTGCGTAGTAAATACGGATGGGACCACCGGCTTTTTTACAACCTTTACGTATTGTGCGCGGTTCAATTGGCACGCAAGGATTATCACCAGTTGTCCAGCGATAAGCAGTACGCTCGGAGACACCTTCCAGCTCAGCAAACTGCTGCAGGGTAACGATGGGGGCAGGTACTTTGATGATTGCGATTTCAGAAGCCATGATGCATGATTCCCTATTTGCTGTTTTAGACAATGTTGGCCTCTCATTCCCCAATGTTTGCCAACATACACACCTCACTGATGAGCAATGTAATTAACTTTTGAGCATTGGTCAACATGGAAAACACTAATGAGCATAAACAAAAACACTTTTGAGCCTCTAACTATCCTTGACAGGATCATCTCTGTTTATGGCTTCACCCAAAAATTGCAGCTCGCAAATCACTTTGAAATGTCACCAAGTTCTCTGCAGAATCGATACACACGCGGCACTATCTCTTACGATCTAGCGGCGTTCTGCTCGCTTGAAACTGGTGCAAGTCTCAGGTGGATTCTGACCGGGGAGGGGGAACAATTCGAAACCAGCCCTTCAATCACTGATCCTAAAAAAATGGATCTTTATATTCTCAAGGATGGTGTTCTTGAAAAAAATTCCATATTGAGCATTGACCCTAATATTTTGAGTAAGCAGATATCAAAAGGGATTGCAGTTCGAGCAGAAGGAAAGTTGCATTTTGTTGATCAAGATTCCCCACATTCCGATGGCCTATGGTTGGTAGATGTTGAGGGAGCAAACAGCATTCGCGAGTTGACCATTCTTCCCGGTAGGAAACTCCACGTTGCAGGTGGGAAAGTGCCCTTTGAATGCGGTTTTGATGAGATAAAACTGATTGGTCGTGTGGTGGGTATCTACAGCGAGGTTAACTGATGGCAATCCGTAAAAACCCTGCTGGCGGCTGGACTTGCGAGCTTTATCCGAACGGGGCAAAAGGCAAACGCATCAGAAAGAAATTCGCCACCAAAGGCGAGGCGCTGGCGTTTGAACAGTACACAGTTCAAAACCCGTGGCAGGAAGAAAAGGAAGACAGACGCACGTTAAAAGACCTAATTGACTCATGGTATAGCGCTCACGGTATTACCCTGAAAGATGGTCTCAAACGCCAGTTAGCTATGCATCATGCTTTTGAGTGTATGGGCGAACCGCTCGCACGCGATTTCGATGCGCAGATGTTTTCCCGCTACCGGGAAAAGAGGCTAAAGGGTGAATATGCCCGTTCAAATAGGGTCAAAGAGGTATCGCCTCGGACACTTAATCTTGAGCTGGCCTACTTTCGCGCAGTGTTCAATGAACTTAATCGGCTTGGCGAATGGAAAGGAGAAAACCCGCTAAAAAATATGCGCCCTTTCCGCACTGAAGAAATGGAAATGGCCTGGCTAAATCAGGAACAGATCGCCGTACTGCTTGCTGAATGTCAGCGCCATGAAAATCAGGATTTGGTCAATGTGGTAAAAATTTGCCTTGCGACTGGCGCACGTTGGTCTGAAGCCGAACAATTGAAAAAAAGTCAGCTCACAAATTTCAAAATCACTTATATCAACACGAAGGGCAAAAAAAACCGCACCGTCCCTATTAGCAAGGAGCTATTTAACACCCTACCAGATGATCGAGCAGGTCGGCTCTTTAGTGATTGTTATGGCGCGTTTAGGTCTGCTCTTGAGAGAACAGGTATCGAATTACCGGCAGGGCAACTGACCCACGTTCTGCGTCACACCTTCGCCAGTCACTTTATGATGAATGGTGGTAATATTCTGGTCCTGCAACGAGTCCTCGGCCATACCGATATTAAAATGACGATGCGATATGCCCACTTTGCCCCTGACCATTTAGAAGATGCTGTTAAGCTAAACCCATTGGCGGTGAGTGGCGATAAAGTGGCGGTAGAAATGGCGGATAATGGGTAATTGGTGGCAAACAATGACAACCTATGTCAATGATA is a genomic window containing:
- a CDS encoding DUF2732 family protein — encoded protein: MAVIDIAKREERKGRALAVSIRLEALATHITNKGLNGIEAAELLRCEATRYENESQELH
- a CDS encoding DUF5347 domain-containing protein codes for the protein MAIEGTAATVPLSPGERLGGLNHIAELRAKVFGLNIDPELERFIKDMRDPRDVNNKQNERALAAIFYMAKIPAERHGVNISDLTTDEKRELVKAMNHFRAVVSLFPKRLTMPN
- a CDS encoding DNA adenine methylase — translated: MSTILKWAGNKTAIMPELIKHLTAGPRLVEPFAGSCAVMMATDYPHYLVADINPDLINLYKKIALDCEVFISRAKNIFAIANREVAYYNIRHEFNHSSEITDFMKAVYFLYLNRHGYRGLCRYNLSGHFNVPYGNYKNPYFPEHEIRAFAEKAQRATFICASYDETLALLRTGDVVYCDPPYDGTFTAYHTAGFTEDDQYHLASILERRSSEGYPVIVSNSDTSLTRSLYRNFTRHRITAKRSMGVAAGDSKSAAEIIATKSAGWFGVDMAHSADRTVFAEVQL
- a CDS encoding phage repressor protein CI, coding for MSINKNTFEPLTILDRIISVYGFTQKLQLANHFEMSPSSLQNRYTRGTISYDLAAFCSLETGASLRWILTGEGEQFETSPSITDPKKMDLYILKDGVLEKNSILSIDPNILSKQISKGIAVRAEGKLHFVDQDSPHSDGLWLVDVEGANSIRELTILPGRKLHVAGGKVPFECGFDEIKLIGRVVGIYSEVN
- a CDS encoding phage filamentation protein Fil family protein, whose translation is MLNNEPSFASLLVKKSPGMHFGHGWIAGKDGKRWHPCRSQDELLADLSTIKQGETWLSKVLQRLFR
- a CDS encoding TraR/DksA family transcriptional regulator: MADSMDLAQLREQEDRERHINNARAKMPGVSRVLCAECDAPIPPARRRAIPGVQCCVTCQEIAELKGKHYNGGVV
- a CDS encoding tyrosine-type recombinase/integrase, whose amino-acid sequence is MAIRKNPAGGWTCELYPNGAKGKRIRKKFATKGEALAFEQYTVQNPWQEEKEDRRTLKDLIDSWYSAHGITLKDGLKRQLAMHHAFECMGEPLARDFDAQMFSRYREKRLKGEYARSNRVKEVSPRTLNLELAYFRAVFNELNRLGEWKGENPLKNMRPFRTEEMEMAWLNQEQIAVLLAECQRHENQDLVNVVKICLATGARWSEAEQLKKSQLTNFKITYINTKGKKNRTVPISKELFNTLPDDRAGRLFSDCYGAFRSALERTGIELPAGQLTHVLRHTFASHFMMNGGNILVLQRVLGHTDIKMTMRYAHFAPDHLEDAVKLNPLAVSGDKVAVEMADNG
- a CDS encoding phage regulatory CII family protein, with translation MFDYRVSKHPHFDEACRAFALRHNMAKLAERAQMNVQTLRNKLNPEQPHQLNPSEIWLLTDLTEDSTLVDGFLAQIHCLPCVPMNEVAKEKLPHYVMSATAEIGRVAAGAVSGDVKTTAGRRDVISSINSVTRLMALAAVSMQARLQANPAMASAVDTVTGLGASFGLI